The Helianthus annuus cultivar XRQ/B chromosome 16, HanXRQr2.0-SUNRISE, whole genome shotgun sequence genome includes a window with the following:
- the LOC110915485 gene encoding histidine kinase 1 isoform X1: MTTLVAMAYSAVRRMFDQVSATLSSSGRNHLPSRMRRSRSDVNQDEFRCYSVFVARVAIMVMLAILIGLLTLLTWHFTKVYTRASLNSLAYGLRYELLQRPLLRMWRILNSTVEITTSQVRLSEYVIRKYGKGENQAQQVELYESMRDVTWALFSSRKALNSMSIKYRNGFVQAFHRDLRDKNTYYIYSNLDNYTMVGPYSMNRSSTHQEWNDQMIHGNVSAIWYREPLDPDTGRKTGKQKEIPPDELINIAGISQVPDGAASWHVAVSKFTNSPLLSAALPVWDEDRGSIVAVVGVTTALYSVGQLMKELVDLHGGHIYLTSQKGWLLATSSSTPLLRNSSDGYTLMMAKDSQDEIIQSAAKWLNKTYHHKPPLNHEIHSATATLGRERYYIDSFFLNLTRLPMVGVLCIPRKNIMGKVDAREIKTLIILISASVCILVVGCICIFILTNGVSKEMKLRGDLISHIDARRKAEASSNFKSQFLANMSHELRTPMAAVIGLLDILLCDDSLTNEQYATISQIRRCSTALLRLLNNILDISKVESGKLVLEEAEYDLGKELEGLIDMFSVQCKNRNVEAIIDLSDDMPKVVRGDSGRVVQIFANLISNSIKFTTSGYIILRGWCENLNSFSNNENFFVDQRALWSAYQKKIRRNEKRTCKSDNTMILFFEVEDTGCGIDPSKWESVFESFEQADPSTTRLHGGTGLGLCIVRTLVNKMGGEIRVVKKNGSGTLMQLYLILNTPVDIPRESYRLKFVEHNLKVVLALNGRMSGSILSRWLHKLGVPIWEANEWNELTRILQELFKPTSYAQNLTYEHSEAESLNKEGVKMTVFIIVIDIGMLNISTNIWKEQLNFLDAFTRRAKFAWILNHDTSNTIKIELRRRGHSLMVNGPLYKTKMIQIIDAVIKESSLEQSKKYIDSHERLHMNTKSSNSSEITETNSTGSLQNEETNQENFAVYGVISNCFPELTEVGSEWGQLTSSRNDNSDCEQETHQADQKVKNGQKALAGLHILLAEDTPILQKVATMMLEQMGAKVVVVGDGVQAVEALNIQKEVENVEKSCEPRPFDLILMDCQMPKMDGYEATKAIRRAEMESESHIPIVALTAHAMSSDEAKCLEVGMDAYLTKPIDCKLMVSTILSLTKCRT; this comes from the exons ATGACCACTCTAGTTGCAATGGCATATTCAGCTGTTAGACGAATGTTCGATCAAGTTTCTGCAACCTTAAGTTCATCAGGAAGAAATCATTTACCGTCTCGCATGAGAAGATCACGCAGCGATGTCAATCAAGATGAGTTTCGATGCTACAGTGTTTTTGTAGCCCGCGTTGCAATCATG GTGATGCTGGCAATTCTTATAGGTCTACTAACACTGCTCACATGGCATTTCACCAAAGTCTACACAAGAGCATCATTAAATTCTTTGGCGTATGGCCTTCGATACGAGCTTTTGCAGCGTCCATTATTACGCATGTGGAGGATCTTGAACTCGACAGTTGAAATAACGACATCTCAAGTTAGACTTTCCGAGTATGTGATCAGAAAATATGGCAAAGGTGAAAACCAAGCACAACAAGTAGAG TTATATGAATCCATGAGGGATGTTACATGGGCACTTTTCTCAAGCCGCAAAGCTCTCAACTCGATGTCGATAAAGTATCGAAACGGGTTCGTACAAGCATTTCATCGAGACTTGCGAGACAAGAATACATATTACATATACTCTAATTTAGATAACTACACAATGGTTGGACCTTATAGCATGAACAGATCTTCAACTCATCAAGAGTGGAATGATCAAATGATACACGGTAATGTATCAGCAATCTGGTACCGAGAGCCATTGGATCCTGACACGGGTCGAAAGACAGGGAAACAGAAGGAGATCCCACCTGACGAGTTGATAAATATTGCAGGGATATCTCAAGTACCGGATGGTGCAGCTTCTTGGCATGTGGCTGTGAGTAAATTTACAAACTCGCCGTTGCTGTCGGCTGCTTTACCCGTCTGGGATGAGGATCGGGGAAGTATAGTGGCTGTTGTGGGAGTTACTACGGCGTTGTATAGCGTCGGTCAGCTAATGAAAGAGCTGGTGGATCTCCATGGTGGACATATCTATTTGACTTCTCAAAAGGGGTGGTTGCTTGCTACTTCTTCTAGTACACCGTTGTTGAGAAACTCGTCGGATGGATACACGCTCATGATGGCTAAAGATTCACAAGATGAGATCATACAGTCTGCAGCCAAGTGGTTGAACAAAACCTACCACCACAAGCCGCCACTGAACCATGAGATTCACTCGGCTACAGCCACCCTTGGTCGCGAGCGCTATTACATAGATTCATTTTTCTTGAACTTAACAAGACTCCCTATG GTGGGAGTTCTATGTATTCCAAGGAAGAACATAATGGGGAAGGTGGATGCAAGGGAAATTAAGACATTGATCATATTGATATCCGCATCTGTATGCATATTGGTCGTCGGTTGcatttgtattttcatattaACAAATGGAGTATCAAAAGAAATGAAACTACGGGGGGATCTAATTAGCCATATAGATGCTCGAAGGAAGGCGGAAGCTTCAAGCAATTTCAAAAGTCAATTTTTAGCCAACATGAG TCATGAACTTAGAACACCAATGGCTGCTGTCATAGGATTGCTTGATATTCTTCTATGTGACGATTCTCTAACAAACGAACAATATGCAACAATATCTCAAATTCGTAGATGCTCAACCGCTCTCCTAAGGCTTCTCAACAACATTTTGGATATTAGTAAG GTTGAATCTGGAAAATTGGTGTTAGAAGAAGCCGAGTATGATTTGGGGAAAGAACTTGAAGGACTTATAGATATGTTTTCTGTGCAATGCAAGAACCGCAACGTGGAAGCCATCATAGATCTCTCTG ATGATATGCCAAAAGTAGTTCGTGGAGACTCGGGTAGAGTTGTACAGATATTTGCAAATTTAATCAGCAACTCAATCAAGTTTACGACAT CGGGATACATTATTCTGAGAGGATGGTGCGAGAATCTGAATTCTTTCAGTAATAACGAGAACTTCTTTGTTGATCAAAGAGCTTTATGGTCCGCGTACCAGAAAAAGATCAGACGCAATGAGAAAAGAACCTGCAAGAGTGACAACACAATGATTCTTTTCTTTGAAGTTGAAGATACCGGTTGTG GAATCGATCCGAGCAAATGGGAATCGGTATTTGAAAGCTTCGAACAAGCAGACCCCTCAACAACTAGACT GCATGGTGGAACTGGTCTCGGGTTATGCATTGTTAGAACCCTG GTTAACAAGATGGGTGGAGAGATAAGAGTAGTCAAGAAAAATGGATCAGGGACTCTAATGCAACTATATCTTATACTCAACACGCCTGTAGATATACCAAGAGAAAGCTATAGACTTAAATTTGTAGAACATAACTTGAAG GTAGTGCTCGCACTCAATGGAAGAATGAGTGGATCGATTCTTTCGCGTTGGCTACATAAACTTGGAGTACCCATCTGGGAAGCGAACGAGTGGAATGAACTGACACGTATCCTTCAGGAGCTCTTTAAGCCCACAAGTTATGCGCAAAACTTAACGTACGAGCATTCAGAAGCTGAGTCATTAAACAAGGAAGGGGTAAAAATGACAGTTTTCATCATAGTAATTGATATCGGAATGCTTAACATAAGCACAAACATATGGAAGGAGCAGCTCAACTTCCTAGATGCGTTCACCAGAAGAGCAAAGTTTGCTTGGATACTAAACCATGATACGTCTAATACCATCAAGATTGAGCTTCGAAGACGAGGACATTCGTTAATGGTAAACGGGCCATTATACAAGACAAAAATGATTCAAATCATCGACGCTGTTATAAAAGAAAGCAGTCTTGAGCAGTCGAAAAAATATATTGATTCGCATGAACGTCTTCACATGAACACAAAAAGTTCAAATAGTTCCGAAATAACAGAAACTAATTCAACCGGAAGCTTGCAAAATGAAGAAACAAATCAAGAAAACTTTGCAGTCTATGGAGTTATTAGCAATTGCTTCCCGGAGCTAACTGAAGTCGGGTCAGAGTGGGGCCAGTTGACATCTTCTCGAAATGATAACTCAGACTGTGAGCAAGAGACTCATCAAGCAGATCAGAAAGTCAAGAATGGTCAAAAGGCTCTTGCAGGCTTACACATATTGTTGGCAGAAGACACGCCGATACTACAGAAAGTAGCAACTATGATGCTTGAGCAGATGGGTGCTAAGGTTGTGGTTGTCGGAGATGGTGTGCAGGCAGTTGAAGCTCTAAATATTCAAAAAGAGGTAGAAAATGTTGAGAAATCTTGCGAGCCTAGACCGTTTGACTTGATACTCATGGACTGTCAG ATGCCAAAGATGGATGGTTATGAAGCAACGAAAGCAATTCGAAGAGCGGAAATGGAATCAGAATCACACATTCCCATCGTCGCGCTGACAGCACATGCCATGTCATCAGATGAAGCCAAATGCTTAGAAGTGGGTATGGATGCATATCTAACAAAGCCAATTGACTGCAAGCTTATGGTTTCCACTATTTTGTCCTTAACTAAGTGTAGAACCTAA
- the LOC110915485 gene encoding histidine kinase 1 isoform X2, translated as MLAILIGLLTLLTWHFTKVYTRASLNSLAYGLRYELLQRPLLRMWRILNSTVEITTSQVRLSEYVIRKYGKGENQAQQVELYESMRDVTWALFSSRKALNSMSIKYRNGFVQAFHRDLRDKNTYYIYSNLDNYTMVGPYSMNRSSTHQEWNDQMIHGNVSAIWYREPLDPDTGRKTGKQKEIPPDELINIAGISQVPDGAASWHVAVSKFTNSPLLSAALPVWDEDRGSIVAVVGVTTALYSVGQLMKELVDLHGGHIYLTSQKGWLLATSSSTPLLRNSSDGYTLMMAKDSQDEIIQSAAKWLNKTYHHKPPLNHEIHSATATLGRERYYIDSFFLNLTRLPMVGVLCIPRKNIMGKVDAREIKTLIILISASVCILVVGCICIFILTNGVSKEMKLRGDLISHIDARRKAEASSNFKSQFLANMSHELRTPMAAVIGLLDILLCDDSLTNEQYATISQIRRCSTALLRLLNNILDISKVESGKLVLEEAEYDLGKELEGLIDMFSVQCKNRNVEAIIDLSDDMPKVVRGDSGRVVQIFANLISNSIKFTTSGYIILRGWCENLNSFSNNENFFVDQRALWSAYQKKIRRNEKRTCKSDNTMILFFEVEDTGCGIDPSKWESVFESFEQADPSTTRLHGGTGLGLCIVRTLVNKMGGEIRVVKKNGSGTLMQLYLILNTPVDIPRESYRLKFVEHNLKVVLALNGRMSGSILSRWLHKLGVPIWEANEWNELTRILQELFKPTSYAQNLTYEHSEAESLNKEGVKMTVFIIVIDIGMLNISTNIWKEQLNFLDAFTRRAKFAWILNHDTSNTIKIELRRRGHSLMVNGPLYKTKMIQIIDAVIKESSLEQSKKYIDSHERLHMNTKSSNSSEITETNSTGSLQNEETNQENFAVYGVISNCFPELTEVGSEWGQLTSSRNDNSDCEQETHQADQKVKNGQKALAGLHILLAEDTPILQKVATMMLEQMGAKVVVVGDGVQAVEALNIQKEVENVEKSCEPRPFDLILMDCQMPKMDGYEATKAIRRAEMESESHIPIVALTAHAMSSDEAKCLEVGMDAYLTKPIDCKLMVSTILSLTKCRT; from the exons ATGCTGGCAATTCTTATAGGTCTACTAACACTGCTCACATGGCATTTCACCAAAGTCTACACAAGAGCATCATTAAATTCTTTGGCGTATGGCCTTCGATACGAGCTTTTGCAGCGTCCATTATTACGCATGTGGAGGATCTTGAACTCGACAGTTGAAATAACGACATCTCAAGTTAGACTTTCCGAGTATGTGATCAGAAAATATGGCAAAGGTGAAAACCAAGCACAACAAGTAGAG TTATATGAATCCATGAGGGATGTTACATGGGCACTTTTCTCAAGCCGCAAAGCTCTCAACTCGATGTCGATAAAGTATCGAAACGGGTTCGTACAAGCATTTCATCGAGACTTGCGAGACAAGAATACATATTACATATACTCTAATTTAGATAACTACACAATGGTTGGACCTTATAGCATGAACAGATCTTCAACTCATCAAGAGTGGAATGATCAAATGATACACGGTAATGTATCAGCAATCTGGTACCGAGAGCCATTGGATCCTGACACGGGTCGAAAGACAGGGAAACAGAAGGAGATCCCACCTGACGAGTTGATAAATATTGCAGGGATATCTCAAGTACCGGATGGTGCAGCTTCTTGGCATGTGGCTGTGAGTAAATTTACAAACTCGCCGTTGCTGTCGGCTGCTTTACCCGTCTGGGATGAGGATCGGGGAAGTATAGTGGCTGTTGTGGGAGTTACTACGGCGTTGTATAGCGTCGGTCAGCTAATGAAAGAGCTGGTGGATCTCCATGGTGGACATATCTATTTGACTTCTCAAAAGGGGTGGTTGCTTGCTACTTCTTCTAGTACACCGTTGTTGAGAAACTCGTCGGATGGATACACGCTCATGATGGCTAAAGATTCACAAGATGAGATCATACAGTCTGCAGCCAAGTGGTTGAACAAAACCTACCACCACAAGCCGCCACTGAACCATGAGATTCACTCGGCTACAGCCACCCTTGGTCGCGAGCGCTATTACATAGATTCATTTTTCTTGAACTTAACAAGACTCCCTATG GTGGGAGTTCTATGTATTCCAAGGAAGAACATAATGGGGAAGGTGGATGCAAGGGAAATTAAGACATTGATCATATTGATATCCGCATCTGTATGCATATTGGTCGTCGGTTGcatttgtattttcatattaACAAATGGAGTATCAAAAGAAATGAAACTACGGGGGGATCTAATTAGCCATATAGATGCTCGAAGGAAGGCGGAAGCTTCAAGCAATTTCAAAAGTCAATTTTTAGCCAACATGAG TCATGAACTTAGAACACCAATGGCTGCTGTCATAGGATTGCTTGATATTCTTCTATGTGACGATTCTCTAACAAACGAACAATATGCAACAATATCTCAAATTCGTAGATGCTCAACCGCTCTCCTAAGGCTTCTCAACAACATTTTGGATATTAGTAAG GTTGAATCTGGAAAATTGGTGTTAGAAGAAGCCGAGTATGATTTGGGGAAAGAACTTGAAGGACTTATAGATATGTTTTCTGTGCAATGCAAGAACCGCAACGTGGAAGCCATCATAGATCTCTCTG ATGATATGCCAAAAGTAGTTCGTGGAGACTCGGGTAGAGTTGTACAGATATTTGCAAATTTAATCAGCAACTCAATCAAGTTTACGACAT CGGGATACATTATTCTGAGAGGATGGTGCGAGAATCTGAATTCTTTCAGTAATAACGAGAACTTCTTTGTTGATCAAAGAGCTTTATGGTCCGCGTACCAGAAAAAGATCAGACGCAATGAGAAAAGAACCTGCAAGAGTGACAACACAATGATTCTTTTCTTTGAAGTTGAAGATACCGGTTGTG GAATCGATCCGAGCAAATGGGAATCGGTATTTGAAAGCTTCGAACAAGCAGACCCCTCAACAACTAGACT GCATGGTGGAACTGGTCTCGGGTTATGCATTGTTAGAACCCTG GTTAACAAGATGGGTGGAGAGATAAGAGTAGTCAAGAAAAATGGATCAGGGACTCTAATGCAACTATATCTTATACTCAACACGCCTGTAGATATACCAAGAGAAAGCTATAGACTTAAATTTGTAGAACATAACTTGAAG GTAGTGCTCGCACTCAATGGAAGAATGAGTGGATCGATTCTTTCGCGTTGGCTACATAAACTTGGAGTACCCATCTGGGAAGCGAACGAGTGGAATGAACTGACACGTATCCTTCAGGAGCTCTTTAAGCCCACAAGTTATGCGCAAAACTTAACGTACGAGCATTCAGAAGCTGAGTCATTAAACAAGGAAGGGGTAAAAATGACAGTTTTCATCATAGTAATTGATATCGGAATGCTTAACATAAGCACAAACATATGGAAGGAGCAGCTCAACTTCCTAGATGCGTTCACCAGAAGAGCAAAGTTTGCTTGGATACTAAACCATGATACGTCTAATACCATCAAGATTGAGCTTCGAAGACGAGGACATTCGTTAATGGTAAACGGGCCATTATACAAGACAAAAATGATTCAAATCATCGACGCTGTTATAAAAGAAAGCAGTCTTGAGCAGTCGAAAAAATATATTGATTCGCATGAACGTCTTCACATGAACACAAAAAGTTCAAATAGTTCCGAAATAACAGAAACTAATTCAACCGGAAGCTTGCAAAATGAAGAAACAAATCAAGAAAACTTTGCAGTCTATGGAGTTATTAGCAATTGCTTCCCGGAGCTAACTGAAGTCGGGTCAGAGTGGGGCCAGTTGACATCTTCTCGAAATGATAACTCAGACTGTGAGCAAGAGACTCATCAAGCAGATCAGAAAGTCAAGAATGGTCAAAAGGCTCTTGCAGGCTTACACATATTGTTGGCAGAAGACACGCCGATACTACAGAAAGTAGCAACTATGATGCTTGAGCAGATGGGTGCTAAGGTTGTGGTTGTCGGAGATGGTGTGCAGGCAGTTGAAGCTCTAAATATTCAAAAAGAGGTAGAAAATGTTGAGAAATCTTGCGAGCCTAGACCGTTTGACTTGATACTCATGGACTGTCAG ATGCCAAAGATGGATGGTTATGAAGCAACGAAAGCAATTCGAAGAGCGGAAATGGAATCAGAATCACACATTCCCATCGTCGCGCTGACAGCACATGCCATGTCATCAGATGAAGCCAAATGCTTAGAAGTGGGTATGGATGCATATCTAACAAAGCCAATTGACTGCAAGCTTATGGTTTCCACTATTTTGTCCTTAACTAAGTGTAGAACCTAA